The Brassica napus cultivar Da-Ae chromosome C7, Da-Ae, whole genome shotgun sequence genome has a segment encoding these proteins:
- the LOC111202961 gene encoding selenium-binding protein 3 gives MTMSNHGGDCCKSGPGYATPLLAMSGSRENLIYVAAIYTGTGQDKPDYLATVDVDPSSSTYSSVIHRLSMPFLGDELHHSGWNSCSSCHSDPSCERRYLILPSLLSGRIYVVDTKTNPKEPSVHRVVEPAEVLEKTGLAYPHQPHCLASGDLLVSCLGDKDGNAGGSGFLLLDSEFNVKRRWEKEGSSPLFGYDFWYQPRHETMISTSWGAPAAFTKGFDLKDVSDGLYGKHLHVYSWPEGELKQILDLGDNGLLPLEIRFLHDPTKATGFTGCALSSTIVRFFKNEDETWSHEVAISVKPLKVENWILPEMPGLITDFLISLDDRFLYFSNWLHGDIRQYNIEDPKNPVLTGQLHVGGLVQKGSHVFALGEEDETFQFDVPMIKDQRLRGGPQMFQLSLDGKRLYVTNSLFSVWDKQFYPELVEKGSHMLQIDVDTDKGGLSINPNFFVDFGSEPDGPSLAHEMRYPGGDCTSDIWV, from the exons ATGACGATGAGCAACCACGGTGGAGATTGCTGCAAGAGCGGGCCAGGTTACGCCACGCCTCTCCTCGCGATGTCTGGTTCGCGCGAGAATCTCATCTATGTCGCTGCCATATACACTG GAACCGGCCAAGACAAGCCAGATTACTTAGCGACAGTAGATGTTGATCCTAGTTCGTCGACATACTCAAGTGTCATCCACAGATTATCAATGCCTTTTCTTGGAGATGAACTTCATCACTCAGGCTGGAACTCCTGCAGCTCTTGCCATAGTGATCCTTCTTGCGAAAGACGTTATCTCATCTTGCCCTCGCTTCT GTCTGGCCGCATCTACGTGGTCGATACAAAAACGAACCCAAAGGAACCATCTGTGCACAGAGTTGTAGAGCCTGCTGAGGTTCTGGAGAAGACGGGATTGGCTTACCCGCATCAGCCACACTGCTTAGCTTCCGGAGATTTGCTTGTTTCTTGTCTTGGGGACAAAGATGGAAACGCAGGAGGCAGTGGGTTTCTCTTACTTGATTCTGAGTTTAACGTCAAAAGAAG gtggGAGAAAGAAGGAAGTAGTCCTTTGTTTGGGTATGATTTCTGGTACCAACCTCGGCATGAGACGATGATCAGTACCTCTTGGGGAGCACCGGCCGCGTTTACCAAAGGGTTTGATCTAAAAGACGTCTCTGATGGCTTGTATGGAAAGCACCTACATGTCTATAGTTGGCCTGAAGGCGAACTGAAACAGATACTTGACCTTGGTGATAACGGGCTTTTACCCTTAGAG ATAAGATTCTTGCACGACCCCACCAAAGCTACGGGATTTACAGGATGTGCTCTGTCAAGTACTATTGTGAGATTCTTCAAGAACGAGGATGAAACATGGAGCCACGAG GTGGCCATCTCGGTGAAACCTCTGAAAGTTGAAAACTGGATTCTCCCGGAGATGCCAGGGCTTATTACTGACTTTCTAATATCTCTTGACGACCGGTTCCTCTATTTTTCCAATTGGCTTCACGGAGATATTCGTCAGTACAACATTGAGGACCCGAAAAATCCTGTTTTGACTGGACAGCTACATGTAGGCGGGCTAGTCCAAAAGGGAAGCCATGTCTTTGCCTTGGGAGAAGAAGACGAAACCTTTCAGTTCGATGTCCCTATGATCAAG GATCAACGTCTGAGAGGAGGTCCGCAGATGTTTCAGCTGAGCTTAGACGGGAAGCGACTGTACGTGACGAACTCGTTGTTTAGTGTTTGGGACAAACAGTTTTATCCAGAACTTGTGGAGAAAGGCTCACACATGTTGCAGATTGATGTTGATACGGACAAAGGTGGTCTCTCCATTAACCCTAATTTCTTTGTGGACTTTGGGTCCGAACCGGATGGTCCTTCTCTCGCTCATGAGATGAGGTATCCTGGCGGCGACTGCACCTCCGATATCTGGGTTTAG